In the genome of Rhizobium rhizogenes, one region contains:
- the gyrA gene encoding DNA gyrase subunit A produces MTDQSPPGGGKLPPGIEPISIMEEMQRSYLDYAMSVIVSRALPDVRDGLKPVHRRILYGMSELGIDWNKKYVKCARVTGDVMGKFHPHGNMAIYDALARMAQDWSLRLPLIDGQGNFGSIDGDPPAAERYTECRLEKAAHSLLDDLDKETVDFRDNYDGTLQEPVVIPAKFPNLLVNGAGGIAVGMATNIPPHNLSEVIDGCIALIENPAIELPELMQIIPGPDFPTGALIMGRSGIRSAYETGRGSVIMRGRATIEPMRGDREQIIITEVPYQVNKASMIEKMAELVKEKRIEGISDLRDESDRQGYRVVVELKRDANADVILNQLYRYTPLQTSFGCNMVALNGGKPEQMTLLDMLRAFVAFREDVVSRRTKYLLRKARERAHVLVGLAIAVANIDEVIRVIRHAPDPASAREELMTRRWPAQDVESLIRLIDDPRHRINDDGTYNLSEEQARAILELRLARLTALGRDEIGDELNKIGAEISEYLEILSSRLRIQQIVKDELGAVRDEFGTPRRSEIVEGGPDMDDEDLIAREDMVVTVSHLGYIKRVPLTTYRAQRRGGKGRSGMATRDEDFVNRLFVANTHTPVLFFSSRGIVYKEKVWRLPIGTPQSKGKALINMLPLEPGERITTIMPLPEDESTWETLDVMFSTTRGTVRRNKLGDFVQVNRNGKIAMKLDEEGDEILSVETCTDRDDVLLTTALGQCIRFPVDDVRVFAGRNSVGVRGINMAEGDRIISMTIVGHVEAEPWERAAYLKRSAAERRAAGVDEEDIALVGEEVTEEGELSEERYQELKAREEFVLTVSVKGFGKRSSSYDFRTSGRGGKGIRATDTSKTAEIGELVAAFPVDEGDQIMLVSDGGQLIRVPVNGIRIASRATKGVTIFSTAKDEKVVSVERINEPEGDDEADNGNGEEADGSVPDAPEAPESEA; encoded by the coding sequence TTGACTGACCAGAGCCCCCCCGGCGGCGGAAAGCTTCCGCCAGGCATTGAACCGATTTCCATCATGGAGGAAATGCAGCGGTCGTATCTCGATTACGCCATGAGCGTTATCGTGTCCCGCGCGCTTCCCGATGTGCGAGACGGCCTGAAGCCGGTTCATCGCCGTATTCTCTACGGCATGTCCGAACTCGGCATCGACTGGAACAAGAAATACGTCAAGTGCGCCCGCGTCACCGGTGACGTGATGGGTAAATTCCACCCGCACGGCAACATGGCGATCTACGACGCGCTGGCGCGTATGGCGCAGGACTGGTCGCTCCGCCTGCCGCTGATCGACGGGCAGGGCAATTTCGGCTCCATCGACGGTGACCCGCCGGCGGCCGAGCGTTATACCGAATGCCGTCTGGAAAAGGCCGCGCATTCGCTGCTCGACGATCTCGACAAGGAAACGGTCGATTTCCGCGACAACTATGACGGCACGCTGCAGGAACCGGTCGTCATTCCGGCGAAGTTCCCGAACCTGCTGGTCAACGGGGCAGGCGGCATCGCCGTCGGCATGGCCACCAACATTCCGCCGCACAATCTGTCCGAAGTCATCGACGGCTGTATCGCGCTCATCGAAAATCCGGCGATCGAATTGCCGGAACTGATGCAGATCATTCCCGGACCGGATTTCCCGACCGGCGCGCTGATCATGGGCCGTTCCGGCATCCGATCGGCTTATGAGACGGGACGCGGATCGGTCATCATGCGCGGCCGTGCGACCATCGAGCCGATGCGCGGCGACCGCGAGCAGATCATCATCACCGAGGTTCCCTATCAGGTGAACAAGGCGTCGATGATCGAGAAGATGGCCGAACTGGTCAAGGAAAAGCGCATCGAGGGCATTTCCGATCTGCGCGACGAATCCGACCGGCAGGGTTACCGCGTCGTGGTGGAGCTGAAGCGCGACGCCAATGCCGATGTCATCCTGAACCAGCTTTATCGCTACACGCCGCTGCAGACCTCTTTCGGCTGCAACATGGTGGCGCTGAACGGCGGCAAGCCCGAGCAGATGACGCTGCTGGACATGCTGCGCGCCTTCGTCGCATTCCGTGAGGATGTCGTCAGCCGCCGCACCAAATATCTGCTGCGCAAGGCGCGCGAACGTGCGCATGTGTTGGTCGGTCTTGCAATCGCCGTTGCCAATATCGACGAGGTCATCCGCGTCATCCGGCATGCGCCCGACCCGGCTTCGGCGCGCGAAGAGCTGATGACGCGGCGCTGGCCGGCGCAGGATGTGGAAAGCCTGATCCGTCTCATCGACGATCCGCGCCACCGCATCAATGATGACGGCACCTACAATCTCTCCGAAGAGCAGGCACGCGCCATTCTCGAATTGCGCCTTGCCCGCCTGACGGCACTCGGCCGCGATGAAATCGGCGACGAGCTGAACAAGATCGGCGCGGAAATCAGCGAATATCTGGAAATCCTGTCCTCGCGCCTGCGCATCCAGCAGATCGTCAAGGACGAGCTCGGCGCCGTTCGCGACGAATTCGGCACGCCGCGCCGCTCCGAGATCGTCGAGGGTGGCCCGGACATGGATGATGAAGACCTCATCGCCCGTGAAGACATGGTCGTCACCGTCTCGCATCTCGGCTATATCAAGCGCGTGCCGCTGACCACCTATCGCGCACAGCGTCGCGGCGGCAAGGGGCGTTCCGGCATGGCGACGCGCGACGAGGATTTCGTCAACCGTCTCTTCGTGGCCAACACCCATACGCCGGTGCTGTTCTTCTCCTCGCGTGGTATCGTCTACAAGGAAAAGGTCTGGCGCCTGCCGATCGGCACGCCGCAGTCCAAGGGCAAGGCCCTCATCAACATGCTGCCGCTGGAGCCCGGCGAGCGCATCACCACCATCATGCCGCTGCCCGAGGACGAAAGCACCTGGGAAACGCTTGATGTGATGTTCTCGACCACGCGCGGCACGGTTCGCCGAAACAAGCTCGGCGATTTCGTGCAGGTCAACCGCAATGGCAAGATCGCCATGAAGCTCGATGAGGAGGGCGATGAAATCCTCTCCGTCGAAACCTGTACGGACCGCGACGACGTGCTGCTGACGACCGCGCTTGGCCAGTGCATCCGCTTCCCCGTGGACGATGTACGTGTCTTTGCCGGACGCAATTCGGTCGGCGTGCGCGGCATCAACATGGCCGAAGGCGATCGCATCATCTCCATGACCATTGTCGGCCATGTGGAGGCTGAGCCGTGGGAACGTGCCGCCTACCTCAAGCGCTCGGCAGCCGAACGGCGTGCCGCTGGTGTCGACGAGGAAGATATTGCACTCGTTGGCGAGGAAGTGACGGAAGAGGGTGAGCTGAGCGAAGAGCGTTATCAGGAGCTGAAGGCACGCGAGGAATTCGTGCTGACGGTTTCGGTGAAGGGTTTCGGCAAGCGCTCGTCCTCCTATGATTTCCGCACATCGGGTCGCGGCGGCAAGGGTATCCGTGCCACCGACACTTCGAAGACGGCCGAGATCGGCGAACTCGTTGCGGCATTCCCCGTCGACGAAGGCGACCAGATCATGCTCGTTTCCGATGGCGGCCAGCTTATCCGCGTGCCGGTAAACGGTATCCGCATCGCCAGCCGCGCCACCAAGGGTGTCACCATCTTCTCCACCGCGAAAGATGAGAAGGTGGTTTCCGTGGAGCGCATCAACGAGCCTGAGGGCGACGACGAAGCCGACAATGGTAATGGCGAAGAAGCGGACGGCTCTGTGCCGGATGCGCCTGAGGCGCCGGAGAGCGAGGCATAA
- a CDS encoding MarC family protein — MASSETLINALTTLLVTLDPPGLAPVFLALTAGMTRDQRSQVALRGSIIAFGILAVFALFGLAILNLLGISLGAFRIAGGLLLFWISFEMIFEKRQERKEKTSEIAITKDHLHNLAVFPLALPLIAGPGAISATVLLAGTMKTTIEMVVLILILAFAMALVYTALIVSERMDRFLGNTGRAILTRLLGVLLAALSVQFVVDGIKSAFAF, encoded by the coding sequence ATGGCCAGCAGCGAAACGCTCATCAACGCGCTTACCACACTTCTGGTCACACTCGATCCGCCGGGGCTTGCGCCCGTCTTTCTGGCGCTGACCGCCGGCATGACGCGCGACCAGCGCAGCCAGGTGGCGCTGCGCGGTTCCATCATCGCCTTCGGCATCCTCGCCGTCTTTGCCCTTTTCGGCCTTGCCATCCTCAACCTGCTCGGCATTTCGCTTGGCGCCTTCCGCATCGCCGGCGGCCTTCTGCTGTTCTGGATTTCCTTCGAGATGATTTTCGAGAAGCGTCAGGAGCGCAAGGAAAAGACCTCCGAGATCGCCATCACCAAGGACCACCTTCACAATCTGGCGGTCTTTCCGCTGGCACTCCCCCTGATCGCCGGACCGGGCGCCATTTCCGCCACCGTCCTTCTCGCCGGAACGATGAAGACCACCATCGAGATGGTCGTGCTCATCCTGATCCTCGCTTTCGCCATGGCTCTCGTCTACACGGCCCTGATCGTTTCGGAGCGTATGGACCGGTTTCTCGGCAATACCGGCCGCGCCATCCTCACCCGGCTGCTCGGCGTTCTGCTTGCGGCGCTTTCCGTGCAATTCGTGGTCGACGGCATAAAATCGGCCTTCGCTTTCTGA
- a CDS encoding HPP family protein, producing MRSTLRRLIPDAAPVSNRERLRSATGAFVGILLTGLLGSLALRFDPTLPAMIAPMGASAVLLFAVPSSPLAQPWSILCGNLVSAFVGVTVALLLPDPFLASALAISLAIAAMMALRCLHPPSGAVALTAVLGGPAVHSLGYGFLLWPVAGNSLILLALALAYNNATGRAYPHGLKLGKAAHGTTDPTPIQKIGFSSTDLDEVLKEYDEVLDIDRDELETILRKTELRSWRRRALHLDCASVMSRDVVGVAPEDSLRHAHALMHSHHFKALPVTNDRAEIVGIVTQTDFLEKASWRNGRPSIGFLQRLRLIFSGASAPNDTVKDIMTSPVRTVRPETSIEEAIIRFAEEGLHYLPVIDARGKMVGIVSQSDVMVAMLVDKVAA from the coding sequence ATGCGTTCCACGCTGCGCCGCCTGATCCCGGATGCCGCACCCGTCAGTAACAGGGAAAGGCTGCGCTCCGCGACCGGCGCCTTCGTCGGCATTCTGCTGACCGGTCTTCTGGGTAGCCTCGCTCTTCGTTTCGACCCAACCCTGCCCGCCATGATCGCGCCGATGGGCGCATCGGCCGTGCTTTTATTCGCGGTCCCCTCCAGCCCGCTGGCCCAGCCCTGGTCGATCCTGTGCGGCAATCTCGTATCGGCTTTCGTGGGGGTGACGGTGGCGCTGCTCCTTCCGGACCCATTCCTCGCCAGCGCCCTTGCCATCAGCCTCGCCATCGCCGCCATGATGGCGCTGCGCTGCCTGCACCCGCCAAGCGGCGCGGTGGCGCTGACGGCCGTTCTCGGCGGCCCCGCGGTGCACAGCCTCGGATACGGTTTCCTGCTGTGGCCGGTCGCCGGAAATTCGCTGATCCTTCTTGCGCTCGCGCTCGCCTATAACAATGCCACCGGCCGCGCCTATCCGCATGGCCTGAAGCTTGGAAAGGCCGCCCACGGCACCACCGATCCGACGCCTATCCAGAAAATCGGCTTTTCCTCCACCGATCTCGATGAGGTGCTGAAGGAATATGACGAGGTTCTCGATATCGATCGTGACGAACTGGAAACCATCCTGCGCAAAACCGAGCTGCGCTCCTGGCGCCGCCGCGCGCTGCATCTCGATTGCGCCAGCGTCATGTCGCGCGATGTCGTCGGCGTTGCCCCTGAGGACAGCCTGCGCCACGCCCATGCGCTGATGCACAGCCATCATTTCAAGGCACTGCCGGTCACCAATGACAGGGCGGAAATCGTCGGCATCGTTACCCAGACGGATTTTCTGGAAAAGGCAAGCTGGAGAAACGGTCGCCCGTCGATCGGTTTCCTGCAGCGGCTGCGCCTCATCTTCTCAGGCGCAAGTGCCCCCAACGATACCGTCAAGGACATCATGACTTCCCCCGTGAGAACCGTGCGGCCGGAAACCTCGATCGAGGAAGCCATCATCCGCTTTGCGGAGGAAGGGTTGCATTATCTGCCGGTGATCGATGCCAGGGGCAAGATGGTGGGCATCGTGTCGCAATCCGACGTCATGGTTGCGATGCTGGTGGACAAGGTCGCGGCATAG
- a CDS encoding single-stranded DNA-binding protein: MQLPVMMAGGQDDEMAGSVNKVILIGNVGADPEIRRTQDGRPIANLRIATSETWRDRNSGERREKTEWHTVVVFNEGLCKVVEQYVKKGAKLYIEGQLQTRKWQDQTGNDRYSTEIVLQGFNSTLTMLDGRGEGGGGRSGGGDFGGGNDYGSGGGSGYGGGYDQQSSSRGSSSRGGGQPSGGFSNDMDDDIPF; encoded by the coding sequence ATGCAATTGCCGGTCATGATGGCTGGCGGACAGGATGACGAGATGGCTGGTAGCGTAAACAAGGTAATTCTGATCGGAAACGTGGGCGCCGATCCCGAAATCCGCCGGACGCAGGATGGCCGCCCGATCGCCAACCTGCGCATCGCCACTTCGGAGACCTGGCGCGACCGCAACAGCGGCGAGCGCCGTGAGAAGACCGAATGGCATACCGTCGTGGTTTTCAACGAAGGCCTGTGCAAGGTCGTCGAGCAATATGTCAAGAAGGGTGCCAAGCTCTATATCGAAGGCCAGCTGCAGACGCGCAAATGGCAGGACCAGACCGGCAACGACCGCTACTCCACCGAAATCGTGCTGCAGGGCTTCAACTCCACGCTGACGATGCTCGACGGTCGTGGCGAAGGTGGCGGCGGCCGCAGCGGTGGCGGTGATTTCGGCGGTGGCAATGACTATGGCAGCGGCGGTGGCTCGGGTTATGGCGGCGGTTACGACCAGCAGTCTTCGTCGCGCGGCAGCTCTTCGCGGGGCGGTGGCCAGCCTTCCGGCGGCTTCTCCAACGACATGGACGACGATATCCCGTTCTGA